The Pithys albifrons albifrons isolate INPA30051 chromosome 13, PitAlb_v1, whole genome shotgun sequence genome has a segment encoding these proteins:
- the SYNM gene encoding synemin: MWRRWEAGWDEKRELQELNSRLRVFVARVRELEEENRFLARELAELREQELVGLRVPEQELAWLRMQLEELSRAKLEAEVERDGLRRELEELRALGAEVLGMRRRLEPELAGQQALLERLRGECVALEELLLELQAEHRHVAERQRREAVEMRELRLDLAALPPPLAGLSLEELEETYELLLSQSCRETLLRYQEQLQRLQEQEAQRSREDVELLREESRQCRQHLEDLHRQGQELCALRERLEQELLALQDRHGAELEEYQRIIDALEEEKQFLTMSITDYLKDYQELLQVKAGLILEIETYRALLEGESNQWIITWREQLAGKLPQDIINTSYNYTDIYSTYQERNRHKAAPAPRIPDTRHRMPVTNLSSSAHYSAHSTQAAAQATTAGRTSARDVLGSTYRPSAAVTRDERIVTDHKELRTFTPAYSGWKKTETQQKTIPEGKKTEVTTSSTVSFSKESTRAERSDKDHKTDAENTRTKPGFTKFPAYELITNAKPSKYEETITETRTTFKEKRGGSKPTEEKTSLLKEKDKLEKQTKDEKKKTDEKSFTEESVDFGRRTEQRTYIREEVNQKVTASDISNARSLRSESTKKDTSVTSESRSNDVIEIPISLERPAPDKGSERHKEIRVQGVKTSTGRETDDHVTKSSETHQVRISEAESRLEGEEQISDGSHKMGTLPTENIAENIVADILKSFTQSSSSQTSTDTKVTYFNKKEQPDEGKVKTEITVQSQVQEDIDISEEGDLGRLSNQEVRKVIREGVEGTPSKEEIEDIVHQGLKGSEGGKNVSVNVEIVEEPLDYATDERTDFSTPFEVEEVEDSFPERERRYGEEEQNVTFTYEDVKKKKPRHESFTRVEEVTEEDDSPIEQKYFVSVPDDHPIISEKDDDSVYGQIHIEEESTIKYSWQDEFLQGTQSKREEGLSSPEETYKVVGEEASAHILKEHPEGESSHVESVVIEKEIKIPPEFQTSIKGLLSKETKDPKHQLKEALEQLEGSLPESVKEELFALTKENKVDASNLEFDIKKVDQKEEGGLVTIVAEVSLSQTLNTDEFDVSQLGDLITSEKEKQTIHSLKKESSERADGRSNIEADVSSHSDQYTPLADQEIYNSSTTRRSGGSGYHTTERVIYDGSVLEAADYGEVSHSAQAAGETKSMRHIRVGPAEVQRFEQVIYEGPGTETLELSAAEDLVQTEGLSEFSQSVRHFKLGPKEIQTTEQVVCTGPFTTTIEEIDSGNLSQNFTTDFNRSTRRVTVGSRQITEEVSFEGSVSDSLALNSSGDLSQAEGSGGVSSSIRHFRIGPKEVHTEHMIFEGPISGKVEVSGARDFSQTESSVRHVQLGPQEFMTAEKIIYHGPGSEHTEIRELEDHTLSGGSRSFRHVKISPVETHTEQIIFTKPVSGTVEDLSQTEESSESNRSVRHIKVGSKETSYTFQMDVSNMGGISTVQDPSASQSQVTVQSDHSSENENTRSGYVLSSFSQDHGEKVGEQSFFDKTVQLQRTVDQRSETSEGKKVAFLYLDHEEEEDDDNDGQWF, translated from the exons ATGTGGCGGCGCTGGGAAGCGGGATGGGACGAGaagagggagctgcaggagctcaaCTCCCGGCTGCGGGTGTTCGTGGCCCGCGTgcgggagctggaggaggagaacCGCTTTCTGGCGCGGGAGCTGGCGGAGCTGCGCGAGCAGGAGCTGGTCGGGCTGCGGGTGCCCGAGCAGGAGCTGGCCTGGCTGCGGatgcagctggaggagctgagccGGGCGAAGCTGGAAGCGGAGGTGGAGCGGGACGGGCTGCGgcgggagctggaggagctgcggGCGCTGGGCGCGGAGGTGCTGGGGATGCGGCGGCGCCTGGAGCCCGAGCTGGCCGGGCAGCAGGCGCTGCTGGAGCGGCTGCGGGGCGAGTGCGTGgctctggaggagctgctgctggagctgcaggccGAGCACCGGCATGTGGCGGAGCGGCAGCGGCGGGAGGCGGTGGAGATGCGGGAGCTGCGACTGGACCTGGCCGCCCTGCCGCCCCCCTTGGCCGGGCTgagcctggaggagctggaggagacctacgagctgctgctcagccagaGCTGCCGGGAGACCCTGCTGCGCtaccaggagcagctccagaggctgcaggagcaggaggcgCAGCGGAGCCGGGaggacgtggagctgctgcGGGAGGAGAGCCGGCAGTGCCGGCAGCACCTGGAGGATCTGCACCgccagggccaggagctgtGCGCGCTGCGGGAgcggctggagcaggagctgctggccctgcaggacCGCCACGGCGCCGAGCTGGAGGAGTACCAG AGGATAATTGATGCcctggaagaggaaaagcagttCCTGACCATGTCAATCACTGATTACCTGAAGGACTATCAAGAACTACTGCAGGTGAAGGCAGGACTCATCCTGGAAATTGAAACCTACAG AGCTTTGTTAGAAGGGGAGAGCAACCAGTGGATTATTACATGGAGAGAACAGCTCGCAGGGAAATTGCCTCAAG ATATTATAAACACTTCATATAACTACACTGATATTTACTCTACTTATCAAGAGAGGAATAGACATaaagctgccccagctcccaggaTCCCTGACACGAGGCACAGGATGCCAGTGACAaacctgagcagctctgcacatTACTCGGCTCACTCCAcacaggctgcagcacaggccaCCACTGCTGGAAGGACTTCTGCAAGAGATGTCCTTGGTTCAACATACCGCCCTTCAGCAGCTGTTACAAGGGATGAAAGGATTGTGACAGACCACAAAGAATTAAGAACATTTACTCCAGCCTACAGTGGTTGGAAAAAGACTGAAACGCAGCAAAAGACAATTccagaagggaagaaaacagaggtTACAACTTCATCCACAGTATCTTTTTCAAAAGAATCAACACGTGCTGAAAGATCAGACAAGGACCACAAGACTGATGCAGAAAATACAAGAACAAAACCAGGCTTCACTAAATTTCCAGCTTATGAGCTGATTACCAATGCAAAACCATCTAAATATGAAGAAACTATAACTGAAACCCGGACCACgttcaaagaaaaaagaggaggcagcaaaccaactgaagagaaaacatctctgctgaaagaaaaagataagctggagaaacaaacaaaggatgagaaaaagaaaacagatgagaAATCTTTTACAGAAGAAAGTGTTGACTTTGGAAGGAGGACTGAGCAGAGAACATACATCCGTGAGGAAGTGAACCAGAAGGTAACAGCGAGTGATATTTCTAATGCAAGAAGTTTGAGAAGTGAATCAACTAAAAAAGATACAAGTGTGACCTCAGAATCAAGAAGCAACGATGTCATTGAGATACCAATCAGTCTCGAAAGGCCTGCTCCTGACAAAGGATCTGAGAGACATAAAGAAATAAGGGTACAAGGTGTTAAGACTTCcacaggaagagaaacagatgaCCATGTAACTAAGTCCTCTGAAACTCACCAAGTGAGGATTTCAGAAGCAGAATCCAGGCTGGAAGGTGAAGAGCAAATTAGTGATGGGAGTCATAAAATGGGAACTCTGCCAACTGAAAATATAGCAGAGAATATTGTTGCTGACATTCTTAAAAGTTTTACACAGTCTTCCAGTTCACAGACATCAACAGACACCAAAGTGACCTATTTCAATAAGAAAGAACAACCAGATGAAGGGAAAGTAAAGACTGAGATCACAGTGCAATCGCAAGTTCAAGAAGACATAGATATTTCTGAGGAAGGTGACTTAGGACGTCTGTCAAACCAGGAGGTCAGAAAAGTGATCCGAGAGGGTGTGGAGGGGACTCCTTCCAAAGAGGAGATAGAGGATATAGTACACCAGGGCCTGAAAGGAAGCGAGGGGGGAAAGAATGTGTCTGTTAACGTGGAGATTGTGGAGGAGCCACTGGATTATGCCACGGATGAAAGGACAGATTTTTCAACACCTTTTGAAGTAGAGGAAGTGGAGGATTCATTCCCTGAGAGAGAGAGACGTTACGGAGAGGAGGAACAAAACGTCACATTCACTTACGAAGATGTTAAAAAGAAGAAGCCGCGCCATGAGAGTTTCACTCGTGTGGAAGAAGTAACTGAGGAAGATGACTCACCTattgaacaaaaatattttgtatctgTTCCTGATGATCACCCTATAATTAGTGAAAAAGACGATGACTCAGTATATGGGCAAATTCATATTGAAGAAGAATCAACCATTAAATATTCTTGGCAAGATGAATTTTTGCAAGGCACACAAAGTAAGAGAGAGGAAGGGCTGAGCTCTCCAGAGGAAACCTATAAAGTGGTAGGGGAGGAAGCAAGTGCCCATATTTTAAAAGAGCATCCCGAAGGTGAATCATCACACGTTGAATCTGTTgttattgaaaaagaaattaaaattcccCCAGAATTTCAGACTTCCATTAAAGGGCTCTTATCCAAGGAGACCAAGGACCCTAAACACCAGCTGAAGGaagctctggagcagctggagggcagCCTCCCAGAGAGTGTGAAAGAGGAGCTGTTTGCattaacaaaggaaaacaaagttgATGCTAGTAACTTAGAATTTGATATCAAGAAAGTTGATCAAAAGGAGGAGGGCGGCCTGGTGACAATTGTTGCTGAAGTCAGTCTGTCACAGACCCTCAACACTGATGAATTTGATGTATCTCAGCTTGGTGACCTCATCACAAGTGAGAAGGAGAAGCAAACGATACACTCCCTGAAGAAAGAGAGCTCAGAGAGAGCTGATGGTAGAAGCAACATAGAAGCAGATGTTTCCTCTCACAGTGATCAATACACTCCCTTGGCTGATCAAGAGATCTATAACTCCTCCACGACGAGGCGCAGTGGCGGCTCAGGGTATCACACCACCGAGAGAGTGATTTATGACGGTTCGGTTTTGGAAGCAGCAGATTATGGAGAAGTCTCTCACTCCGCACAAGCAGCTGGTGAGACCAAATCCATGAGGCATATCAGGGTTGGCCCAGCAGAAGTGCAGAGGTTTGAGCAGGTCATCTATGAAGGGCCTGGCACTGAAACACTGGAGCTCAGTGCTGCAGAAGATCTTGTTCAGACAGAGGGGTTGTCAGAATTCAGCCAGTCTGTGAGGCATTTCAAACTGGGCCCCAAGGAAATCCAGACCACAGAACAAGTGGTTTGTACAGGCCCTTTTACTACAACCATAGAAGAGATTGATTCTGGGAATCTTTCCCAGAACTTTACAACAGACTTCAACAGGTCCACAAGGCGTGTCACAGTAGGATCAAGGCAAATAACTGAAGAAGTCTCTTTTGAAGGCTCTGTCTCGGACTCTCTGGCACTCAACAGCTCAGGTGACCTTTCTCAGGCAGAAGGGTCTGGGGGTGTCAGCAGTTCAATAAGGCACTTCAGAATAGGCCCAAAAGAGGTTCATACTGAGCACATGATCTTTGAAGGGCCCATCTCCGGTAAGGTGGAGGTCAGTGGCGCCAGAGACTTCTCCCAGACAGAAAGTTCAGTCAGACACGTTCAGTTGGGGCCCCAAGAGTTCATGACAGCTGAGAAGATCATCTACCACGGGCCCGGCTCTGAGCACACGGAAATCAGGGAACTGGAAGACCACACTCTTTCAGGAGGCTCAAGGTCTTTCAGACACGTTAAGATAAGTCCTGTAGAAACTCACACTGAGCAAATAATCTTTACAAAACCTGTTTCTGGAACGGTGGAAGATCTTTCACAAACAGAAGAGTCATCTGAGAGCAACAGGTCTGTAAGGCATATTAAAGTAGGATCCAAGGAAACATCTTACACTTTTCAGATGGATGTTTCCAATATGGGTGGAATATCTACAGTGCAAGACCCTTCTGCGAGTCAGTCACAGGTCACAGTTCAGAGTGACCActcttcagaaaatgaaaacaccaGAAGTGGCTATGTCCTCTCCAGTTTTTCCCAAGATCATGGTGAAAAGGTGGGGGAACAGTCATTTTTTGATAAAACTGTGCAGTTGCAAAGAACGGTCGACCAAAGGTCAGAGActtctgaaggaaagaaagttGCTTTTCTGTACCTGGACCacgaggaggaggaagatgatgatAATGATGGACAGTGGTTCTGA